The Lytechinus pictus isolate F3 Inbred unplaced genomic scaffold, Lp3.0 scaffold_25, whole genome shotgun sequence nucleotide sequence CCAACTTTAAGATGAATGATCAAATTATCGGCAGCATTGCAAGATATTGTAATAAATCACTGGTTCGAGTGGTTTGTACATGAGTGAGAAATGAGTTCAAACACCACGTAACGTATAATTGTGTGGAAGTTGTATGCGACTGTAAGATTCACTTAAAATAGAAATTGAAACAAGATTACACCATAGTtggttaaaaaatatgatttaaaaaaatatccatacactttttttcaaatacagTGCTCTCATTAAATTGgggtaaaacatatttttatatatgaaaGGAAAAATTATCTCTGCCATATTTCAAATTTAGCCTCTGAGTCTAAGATTGAAAATGATGCAGAATTCTGTTACGTTCTCGagaaattattacaaataaattgaAGCCATGTGAAACTAAATTACAACACATGTGTATCAATCACACATCGGGACCATTGTTTCATAAAAGTTGTTGTGACAATTAACTTGCAATAAAAAGATGGACACAGtgctaaatgttttttttttgtattaatatcTTGCAGGAAGAGTTGCAATAAAACAACTTACAAGTCATAAATGTGTGTTTATGattaatttattatcaaattgtgtTCAATTATTGGAGTTGCGTTTGATAGCATCTCTTCATGCAACAGGTCCCTGGGATGGACCATTGTTAACACACAATCGTCCATCCATCCAGTATACTTCTGATCAGGGGGTGTAACATTTGTCCAACGACAACTGTCGGCGATGACTTAAATTAGAGGttgttgattggctgataatcaCTGGCCTCTGATTGTTTCTATGGCAACAGACAGAGAATGTATTTTTTTGGTGTGCTGAcaacttttttatgaaatagtCCTCAAATTGTTCCAGCCCAACTGGAATGGACACTGGATACAAAATAATGCAGGCACAGATAGACCTCTGGCATGGCATTAAAGCTGAAACACAAATCTCACGACTTGTATGTGATTCAACGATATGttcatgtcattaaaaaaatatgtatttcctAAATCAACTACCTTCCCCCTCCCTCCTCCCGAAAAAGAAACCAGGCATTACAGGCATTTTTCATTGAATTATTGGttaatgcaaaataaaataaaatcatttcattCTTAAATGCATGATTTCACTCTTCATGATTATTCAACATTGAAAAGAAAAGACATTCTGTTTTGAGTTGAATGCATTGAATGAAACTGACAATGGAAACAAACTGTGTACATTTAGAGCACAATGATAAggaaaaaagtacaaaatacataaTCTTAGAGGCATAGTTAAACATtggtttgatttttaaaaatcagagctgcaaggtcccatttttaaagTGTCAGTGATATGTTATAAAAATaaagcccagaaaaaaaaaatcataaaatgtgaGATATAAATTGTTTGGGAACACcctcttaatttcatcccatacactatCACGTTTAACTAATCTCCACAGATTTAGTAAATGATGATTTTTCAGTCAGATATCTTGAAATTGTATACACATacttgatcttttttttatcctgggtgtttttttaatccatatgaacaatattaactTTAAATAAGACCTTTGTAAAGTTATCCTGTATGCCTTTGAGTGAACAATAACAAATGATGATGGCACAAAAGGTATAATTGCATTTTGAGCACTTTGACATGGTTGAAAATTAACTTGAAATAGAAACAATGGCAAAATCAAGTTTGGTTATGTGTAAAGAAGTTAAATCAATGCCTTGCTTCTTTCAAATTTGTACGTTTTGATGAAAACATAAAAGTACTGTCATGGAGTAGTTTATTGAAACCTAGACGTAGaacaattcataaaaataaatgtattctaTATGACATTCTAGAGCAGAAAACTTCCAGTCCTCCATGACGCACTGAAATGATATAAAGAGTTCCAATGTTTATTTGAAAGCCATGAAGCAAGAGAATACTTGGATCActgatttttcatgaatttccaGAAAATTGATCAGTATGAACCCTGATAATACTAGTATTCCACCTATTCGGGAAAATAATTCCAAGTTCCAAGCCTTTTCTCTGACACTTTTCACAAATCCAGAACAGTCAAGATTCCTTGTCActaacatgaaaaatattactGTTTAgaatgttgattttcaaatattcatatctaaatgaAATGGTAAGTTCCTTTAAAATATGTCTATTTCAGTGTTTTCCGAATCAATAATTGATACACATGAAATATGTACACATTCTATTTCTGAAGCTATTGAAAATAGGACTACACTAGTTATAAACAAAGGTTCAACATTCTCACAGAAATTGCAGCAATCACAATCATGACAAATGCAATAAAACATCCATCTCTAAGTAAAAGAGGATATTTTATCTCATTTGTTAATTGTCACTCGTGTTTTTGTACATCATTGCCtgttaggatttttttttttaattcagtggAAGATGATTTCGttcattttatttacattatgtACATTTCTACAGTTGGCCATTACTGGTTATAGTCTGTAATAAATATAATCTGTCACATAAAGAAATCACAATGTCCCACACATTCATTTTGATGTCGCTTTATGATATTTCTCTAGTACTGTCTTCTTGTATGCAGCTTGGTTTGACCACAGTTCCGCAGCTTGAACATTGAGAGGGCTGTCATTATTTGGTTCTATAAGGGGAGGAACAAAAGGGAAAATTGATAAATACTTTAAATAGTTATAAACTTTACTTGTTTGCTCAAAAGTAGTACACCATGTATAGAAAAATTGCATTATTAACTATATAAATTGAACGAGTGATGTGAGAAATAGGGCGTAGTTACTGTGAATTTACATTAGAAAATGTTgtgtatttcaaaaaaataataggtctcaattttatttttacattaaaaaaaaattaatttctgtCAAAGATTTGACATTGAAATAATAGTTGTAAAATAAATAACTACTTGTGTTTGGTATATGCAGTAACATATTATAATGGATTGCCCATCTTTACACCCCCCGGACACATAACAacctatttatttttcaattactagaattgaaaagaaataaggtAGTATACTGTTGAATATGTTTGTGATTCCAATACTCACCTGCTAATAAGATTTGCAATGACATTAGAAGTGAGCTGACTTCATACAACGCTGACCACTTTTCTTTTAGGATGTCTAAACATATATTGCCATCTTGGTCGACGTTTGGATGAAATATTGGGGTAACAAATTTGACTGTTGGAGCAACATATGGGTAACGTGACGGGAACTCTAGAGAAAGCTTGAACTTTAGAGATTCATAAACCTggtcatagaaaaaaaaacaagagaggAGGTTTATTGTAATAGGTGAAAATCAGACTGCTTTAATaaaagcaagagagagagagagagagagaagatgcAAAGGTGCAAAGCCTGATTATTTGTGTTCGTCTTTCTCTGTGTAAACTGAATTGTACACAGAGCAAAGTCaaccaaaatatgaataaataaagtcaGTGGGGTATACAGTTAAAAAGCTGgaatatacttttaaaagatatgatataaaatgatTTTGTATTGTATCCATGAATCAGGACAAAGTATGTATACAACATGGGTACTTATGCCTATGAGGAAAGTCGGTGATAGAGAATAGGAAGGTCTGGTAATAAACTTCCAAAATGAAAAGCTCCCAAAGAACCGCTGGAAATGATGGTTGTGCACAGCAGAGTCTAGAAAGAATGtccaactcccccccccccccccccgaataaaTGTTTAACAATGAACAAAGAGGAAGTATGTGAAAGAGGCTTACACCCATAACTTCCTGCCTTTTCACTTAATGGTCGGGCCAATCAAATAGGCTCTTAAATATCAGTAAGTCAGCAAATAGCCGAGGGTAAGTTCAGCTCCTTCAAACTTAACTGAGGGGTCGACttctgcatatatatatacatgtatatacaatgaaGTTGttcttatttgtaattttactTACAACTGTAATATGACAAGACAAGATGGTTTCTTGATCCACTAGGGATTACATGCATATCTTCTGTtcaaatttaaaggtcaagtccaccccagaaaaatgttgatttgaataaatagagaaaaatcaagctagcacaacactgacaatttcatcaaaattggatgaaaataagaaagtgatatgcacaactgagtgaCTTATGAgatagttgatgatgtcactcactcactatttcttttgttttttattgtttgaattatacaatatttcattttttacaaatttgacaaaaaggaccaacttgactgaaccatatagcattaaacaatgccaattccacatgttcagggaggaattaatcgttgtttcacttggtaatgagaaaattagaatatttcatatttcatataataaaatacaaaagaaatagtgagttgatgacgtcatcagtctcctcatttgcatacagaccaggatgtgcataactgttttgtgaaattaagcgaaatttaaaatgtcataactttcttattttacatccgattttgatgaaattttcagtgttatgtttgttggatttttctctttttattcaaatcaactttttgttggagtggacttgtcctttaatttaattaattattcaaaCATG carries:
- the LOC129253971 gene encoding ubiquitin-conjugating enzyme E2 C-like, which gives rise to MASQNLDPALAIAAQRRKDKSCNSPSKKDGHSVSLRLQKELRTLMLTCMGKGITAFPDGDNIFRWIGTVDGPVGSVYESLKFKLSLEFPSRYPYVAPTVKFVTPIFHPNVDQDGNICLDILKEKWSALYEVSSLLMSLQILLAEPNNDSPLNVQAAELWSNQAAYKKTVLEKYHKATSK